Proteins encoded together in one Desulfosporosinus meridiei DSM 13257 window:
- the mltG gene encoding endolytic transglycosylase MltG — protein sequence MARKKKTMGILTWIILLSVVGGFGVLSWWSWATKPYSTSGNSVKITISPGTTAAQLARELQERQLIRSAEMFQLLARERRDDFKLYVGDYQIAPTMSPKEMIEHLISGSTSVDTNMVTIPEGYTTEQIIELLVQKGIGSKGELTKVVTEDSFPYEFLKDAPQGIHRLEGYLFPNTYDIPVETSPHEAIDLLLRQFAKELTPEVQQQLVAMKLSVAQWVILGSLIEKEAVRESDRALIASVLFNRLKINQPLQIDATIQFLLGTPKPKLSYQDLQIPSPYNTYLHAGYPPGPIASPGHASLQAVLNPAQTDFRYYVAKKDGYHVFAKTYAEHLKNVELYQ from the coding sequence ATGGCCAGAAAAAAGAAGACCATGGGAATATTGACGTGGATTATTCTTCTTTCCGTGGTCGGGGGCTTTGGAGTATTATCTTGGTGGAGTTGGGCAACAAAGCCTTACTCCACCTCGGGAAACAGTGTGAAAATTACCATTTCTCCGGGAACAACTGCGGCGCAATTAGCTAGGGAATTGCAAGAGCGTCAGCTCATCCGCAGCGCGGAGATGTTCCAACTCTTGGCCCGTGAACGTCGAGATGATTTTAAACTATATGTAGGGGATTATCAGATAGCCCCCACAATGTCTCCTAAGGAAATGATAGAGCACCTAATTAGTGGTTCAACTTCTGTGGATACCAATATGGTGACAATTCCGGAAGGGTATACTACTGAACAGATTATTGAGCTTTTGGTGCAAAAAGGAATAGGGAGTAAAGGGGAGTTAACTAAAGTTGTTACGGAAGATTCGTTTCCGTATGAATTTCTAAAGGATGCGCCTCAAGGGATCCACCGCTTAGAAGGATATTTATTTCCAAATACCTATGACATCCCAGTTGAAACTTCTCCTCATGAAGCTATTGATTTGCTCTTGCGGCAATTTGCCAAAGAACTAACCCCGGAGGTTCAGCAACAGCTTGTTGCTATGAAGTTGTCTGTTGCTCAATGGGTTATCCTGGGATCTCTAATTGAAAAGGAAGCGGTAAGAGAATCGGATCGGGCCTTAATTGCTTCAGTTTTGTTTAACCGCTTAAAGATTAACCAGCCTCTTCAGATAGATGCTACAATTCAGTTTTTGCTGGGTACACCCAAGCCTAAACTCTCCTACCAGGATTTGCAGATTCCTTCACCCTATAACACTTATCTGCATGCCGGTTACCCGCCTGGACCCATCGCCAGCCCGGGGCATGCCTCGTTGCAAGCTGTATTGAATCCAGCTCAGACAGATTTTCGCTACTATGTCGCCAAAAAGGATGGTTACCATGTGTTCGCGAAGACCTATGCTGAGCATCTGAAGAATGTTGAGTTGTATCAGTGA
- the trpB gene encoding tryptophan synthase subunit beta: protein MEKGYFGEFGGSFVPPQLENALAQLDDAFETHKNDPDFNQELDYYLRQYVGRPNPLYYAKKLTQQLGGAKVYLKREDLNHTGAHKINNVLGQALLAKRMGAKRVIAETGAGQHGVATATACALFDMECIIYMGEEDTKRQSLNVFRMELLGAKVVPVTSGTRTLKDAVDAALEDFAVNYENTFYMLGSAVGPHPFPSLVKHFQAVISREARQQILEAEGKLPDVVMACVGGGSNAIGMFANFLEDSSVKLIGVEPAGLGLETGKHAAPLSAGAPGIVHGFKCYVMADENGEPLATHSISAGLDYPGVGPEHSYLKDSGRAEYVSITDTESLEAFHRLSRTEGIIPALESAHAVAYALKLAPTMNPNEIIIVNISGRGDKDVEQIYQLTHKS, encoded by the coding sequence ATGGAAAAAGGATATTTCGGAGAATTTGGCGGTAGTTTTGTTCCCCCCCAATTAGAAAATGCCTTAGCTCAATTAGACGATGCTTTCGAAACCCATAAGAATGATCCGGATTTTAATCAGGAGCTTGACTACTATTTACGGCAGTATGTAGGCCGCCCCAACCCTCTCTACTATGCCAAAAAGCTTACTCAACAATTAGGTGGTGCTAAAGTATACCTGAAACGTGAAGACCTTAACCATACCGGGGCCCACAAGATTAATAATGTTCTTGGTCAAGCATTGCTGGCGAAACGTATGGGAGCTAAACGGGTCATTGCTGAAACCGGTGCCGGACAACACGGCGTAGCAACAGCAACAGCATGCGCTCTCTTTGACATGGAATGCATTATATATATGGGAGAAGAAGATACCAAGCGCCAATCCCTCAACGTCTTCCGCATGGAACTCCTGGGGGCAAAAGTTGTCCCGGTCACATCGGGAACACGTACTTTAAAAGATGCTGTGGATGCAGCCTTAGAGGACTTTGCCGTAAATTATGAGAACACCTTTTACATGCTGGGTTCGGCAGTAGGCCCCCATCCTTTTCCTTCACTTGTCAAACACTTCCAAGCAGTTATTTCCCGGGAAGCACGCCAGCAAATACTCGAGGCCGAAGGAAAACTTCCTGATGTAGTGATGGCCTGTGTCGGCGGCGGCAGCAACGCTATCGGTATGTTCGCCAATTTCTTAGAAGACTCCTCCGTTAAACTCATAGGAGTTGAGCCGGCAGGTTTAGGTCTGGAAACCGGCAAACACGCTGCTCCTCTGTCCGCCGGAGCTCCCGGAATCGTTCACGGCTTTAAATGCTACGTTATGGCAGACGAAAACGGAGAACCTCTGGCCACCCACTCCATATCCGCCGGCCTGGACTATCCCGGCGTTGGACCGGAGCATAGTTATCTGAAGGACAGTGGTCGTGCAGAGTATGTAAGCATCACTGACACCGAGTCCCTGGAAGCCTTCCACCGACTTTCCCGAACAGAAGGTATCATTCCTGCCCTGGAAAGCGCTCATGCTGTAGCCTACGCCCTGAAACTTGCTCCAACCATGAACCCCAATGAAATTATCATCGTTAATATCTCCGGTCGCGGTGACAAAGATGTTGAACAAATCTATCAACTAACTCATAAATCTTAG
- a CDS encoding peptidase U32 family protein, with product MKKPELLAPAGDMEKLKYALAYGADAVYMGGQAFGLRAYAGNFGWAEMEQAVSWTHGLGKKLYVTVNIFAHEPDFAELPSYLKHLEELKVDAAIVSDPGVIMMAKEVAPRLPLHLSTQANNTNSYSVRFWMNQGIERVVLARELTLQEMNDVRAKVDGGLEIFIHGAMCMSYSGRCLLSNYLTGRDANRGECTQPCRWGYALVEEKRPGIAFPIEEDERGTYVFNSHDLCLLPHLPLLKPIDIDSYKIEGRMKSVQYVASTVKVYREAIDTLWVQGEEAFREKLPQWLEEMDKVSHRDYSPGFLFGKPGASSHNLVSSHYVRDYDFVGVHLSEEKMAGQIIKTPDETISWVEQRNNFKIGEVLEVLTPQGECWSFEVKEMWDIEGVPMEVARHAQQKIRMTVPREILPYSILRRAKSEKK from the coding sequence ATGAAAAAACCGGAACTATTGGCTCCTGCAGGAGATATGGAAAAGTTAAAATATGCGCTTGCCTATGGAGCGGACGCAGTATATATGGGGGGGCAGGCCTTTGGTCTGCGAGCTTACGCCGGAAATTTTGGTTGGGCGGAAATGGAGCAAGCGGTTAGCTGGACCCATGGTCTGGGGAAAAAGCTGTATGTAACGGTTAATATTTTTGCCCATGAGCCGGATTTTGCAGAGCTTCCGTCCTACCTCAAACACTTAGAGGAATTGAAAGTAGACGCTGCCATTGTTTCTGATCCGGGAGTTATTATGATGGCTAAGGAAGTGGCTCCTCGTCTGCCCTTACATTTAAGTACCCAGGCTAATAATACAAACTCCTATTCCGTCCGCTTTTGGATGAATCAAGGGATAGAGAGAGTGGTTTTGGCCCGGGAATTAACCCTACAGGAGATGAATGATGTACGTGCTAAAGTGGATGGGGGCTTAGAAATCTTTATCCATGGAGCAATGTGTATGTCATATTCCGGGCGATGCCTACTAAGCAACTACTTAACAGGCAGAGATGCTAATCGCGGGGAATGTACTCAGCCCTGCCGTTGGGGCTACGCACTTGTCGAGGAAAAGCGACCGGGGATTGCTTTTCCGATTGAAGAGGACGAACGGGGAACCTATGTGTTTAATTCCCACGATTTATGCCTCTTACCCCATCTTCCATTGTTAAAGCCAATTGACATTGACAGTTACAAAATTGAAGGGCGAATGAAAAGCGTTCAATATGTGGCTAGTACGGTTAAAGTTTATCGGGAGGCTATCGATACTTTATGGGTGCAAGGGGAAGAAGCCTTTCGGGAAAAGCTTCCACAATGGTTGGAGGAAATGGATAAAGTTAGCCACAGAGATTATTCACCAGGCTTCCTGTTTGGAAAGCCGGGTGCCAGTTCACATAACCTGGTTTCCTCTCATTATGTTCGAGATTATGATTTTGTAGGAGTCCACTTATCTGAAGAAAAAATGGCAGGACAAATCATTAAGACACCTGATGAGACCATCTCGTGGGTTGAGCAAAGGAATAATTTTAAGATCGGTGAAGTCTTAGAAGTCTTAACTCCCCAAGGAGAATGTTGGTCTTTCGAAGTAAAAGAGATGTGGGATATTGAAGGGGTACCGATGGAGGTGGCTCGTCATGCTCAACAAAAGATAAGGATGACTGTACCAAGGGAAATCCTGCCTTACAGTATTTTGCGACGAGCAAAAAGCGAGAAAAAGTAG
- a CDS encoding DUF4911 domain-containing protein: protein MNFDSIEHSSPPILGLDVVVKARLERVEMQTLDKLVEGLGHLGIVTTTDRALGEVMIQTTKQCWPDLKKAIEQMPFEIEFI from the coding sequence ATGAATTTTGATAGTATTGAGCACTCAAGTCCGCCTATTTTGGGTCTGGATGTTGTTGTTAAAGCCCGGTTAGAAAGGGTGGAAATGCAGACGTTAGATAAGCTTGTCGAAGGCCTTGGACATCTGGGAATTGTTACGACAACTGATCGAGCCTTAGGGGAAGTCATGATTCAAACGACCAAGCAGTGTTGGCCGGATTTAAAGAAGGCCATAGAACAAATGCCCTTTGAGATAGAGTTTATCTAG
- a CDS encoding DUF4911 domain-containing protein, with protein sequence MNFSEPQGVQLSDLDLIIKARIDRSQIQLLCKLVEGLGHLGVVTTTNKALGEVMIQTTRHCWPELEGVVKEMPLEIEFV encoded by the coding sequence ATGAATTTTTCCGAACCCCAAGGAGTCCAACTTTCGGATCTTGACCTGATCATAAAAGCGCGCATCGATCGTTCCCAAATCCAATTGCTTTGTAAGCTTGTCGAGGGATTAGGTCATTTGGGCGTTGTAACTACAACGAATAAGGCCTTAGGGGAAGTCATGATTCAAACCACCAGGCATTGTTGGCCTGAGTTGGAAGGAGTTGTGAAAGAAATGCCCTTAGAAATTGAATTTGTGTGA
- a CDS encoding vWA domain-containing protein, with translation MFTHFFYQLRREGVPVSITEWMTLMEALAQGLAESSLSGFYYLARAVLVKSESHFDQYDLAFQKYFQGIATPEQLLDQVSKWMENPLPAKMFSEEERNEILNKLGLPNWESLREALEERMRKQDGPHHGGNTWVGTGGTSPFGHSGFHPGGIRIGGESHGQSAVKVASERNYREYRNDKTLGVRQFEVALRKLRQFSTRIDGAKDQLDLEDTIDETCKNAGQLKLIWTSPRKNSVKLIVLMDAGGSMAPYAQICSQLFAAVHRSSHFKDLKFYYFHNCFYELLHLDASCSPRRAVKTYDVMHSLGSDYKVIIIGDAAMAPSELTMIDGNIFWDVSNEEPGFTWLQRLAKHFPYNVWLNPIPEKFWDRVHGSHTINMVRSVFPMYELTLEGLDQAIKKLMVRK, from the coding sequence ATGTTTACACACTTTTTTTATCAATTACGCCGGGAAGGGGTTCCCGTTTCTATCACAGAATGGATGACCTTAATGGAAGCCCTGGCCCAAGGCTTAGCTGAATCAAGTCTTTCTGGGTTTTACTATCTTGCTCGCGCAGTCTTAGTTAAGAGTGAAAGTCACTTTGACCAATATGACCTGGCCTTTCAAAAGTATTTTCAGGGGATAGCAACCCCGGAACAGTTATTGGATCAGGTTTCGAAATGGATGGAAAATCCTCTGCCGGCTAAAATGTTCTCTGAAGAAGAACGCAACGAAATCTTGAACAAATTAGGCTTGCCCAATTGGGAAAGTCTTAGGGAAGCTTTAGAAGAACGTATGCGCAAACAAGATGGGCCTCATCACGGTGGGAATACCTGGGTAGGAACAGGGGGAACTTCCCCTTTTGGGCACTCCGGCTTTCATCCGGGGGGCATCCGCATAGGCGGGGAGTCCCATGGGCAATCTGCGGTGAAAGTGGCCTCTGAGCGAAACTACCGAGAGTATCGCAACGACAAAACCTTAGGAGTACGCCAATTTGAAGTGGCGTTACGTAAATTACGCCAGTTTAGTACACGTATTGATGGAGCAAAAGATCAGCTCGATCTAGAGGATACCATTGATGAAACTTGTAAGAATGCCGGTCAACTAAAGCTTATTTGGACAAGCCCCCGCAAAAATTCGGTAAAACTAATTGTCTTAATGGATGCCGGGGGCTCTATGGCCCCTTATGCTCAAATATGCAGCCAATTGTTTGCAGCAGTGCATAGATCCTCTCACTTTAAAGATTTAAAGTTTTATTACTTCCACAATTGTTTTTATGAGTTGCTCCATCTGGACGCCAGCTGTAGCCCCAGAAGAGCCGTCAAAACTTATGATGTTATGCATTCCCTGGGTTCAGATTACAAAGTTATTATTATCGGGGATGCGGCTATGGCCCCCAGTGAACTGACAATGATTGATGGCAATATTTTTTGGGATGTTAGCAACGAAGAACCGGGATTTACCTGGCTGCAGCGCTTGGCTAAACATTTCCCTTATAATGTCTGGCTTAACCCCATACCGGAAAAATTTTGGGATCGGGTTCACGGCTCTCACACCATAAATATGGTACGCAGCGTCTTTCCCATGTATGAGTTAACCTTAGAAGGACTTGATCAAGCCATCAAAAAATTAATGGTTCGGAAGTAG
- a CDS encoding AAA family ATPase — MTDELIYQGTEDYIVSKDLSNSVNISVALKRPLLIKGEPGTGKTVLAESIARSLGLRLIVWNIKSTTKAQDGLYVYDTVQRLYDSQFGGQNVSDIKQYIKLGKLGEAFQSEERVVLLIDEIDKADLEFPNDLLWELDVMNFYIPETGETIATKHRPIVIITSNAEKELPDAFLRRCVFHYIDFPDQTMMEEIVHVHFPQLDTLLLAEALKSFYWLRSVSGLQKKPSTSELLDWVQALTIGGIDPDKIAKEIPFLGALLKKNQDFDLALRQLHLRETDGTSRASRRGW; from the coding sequence ATGACTGATGAGCTAATCTATCAAGGTACTGAGGATTACATAGTTTCCAAGGATCTTAGCAATAGTGTCAATATCTCAGTCGCTTTAAAACGACCGCTCCTGATAAAAGGAGAGCCTGGCACAGGGAAAACTGTACTGGCCGAGAGCATCGCTCGCTCCCTGGGCCTCCGCTTAATAGTTTGGAATATAAAATCCACCACTAAAGCCCAAGACGGTCTCTACGTCTATGACACAGTTCAGCGCCTCTACGACAGTCAATTTGGGGGGCAAAATGTATCCGACATCAAACAATATATTAAGCTCGGAAAACTCGGCGAAGCCTTCCAGTCCGAGGAGCGGGTGGTACTTTTGATCGATGAGATCGACAAGGCTGACTTAGAATTCCCTAATGATCTGCTTTGGGAATTAGACGTTATGAATTTCTATATCCCTGAAACCGGAGAAACCATTGCAACCAAACATCGTCCCATTGTGATTATAACAAGCAATGCAGAAAAGGAGCTTCCCGATGCCTTTTTAAGGCGCTGTGTATTCCATTATATCGACTTTCCCGATCAAACAATGATGGAAGAGATTGTTCATGTCCATTTCCCCCAATTAGATACCCTCCTCCTTGCCGAGGCCTTAAAGTCCTTTTATTGGCTGCGCAGTGTCTCAGGCTTACAGAAAAAACCCAGTACCAGCGAACTTCTCGATTGGGTGCAAGCCTTAACCATCGGAGGAATTGATCCTGATAAGATTGCCAAAGAGATCCCCTTTCTTGGAGCGTTATTAAAGAAGAACCAGGATTTCGATCTAGCTTTAAGGCAGCTGCACTTGCGTGAGACAGATGGCACGTCCCGCGCCAGCAGACGTGGCTGGTAG
- a CDS encoding GspE/PulE family protein produces the protein MEKPKQKIKLGELLMGAGMLTQAQLEEVLAEQGKSRKRMGQILIERNILTEEEIMDTLAVQLSLERFDIGKAFIDPEVARCIPKEVAKKYNLIPFGEKDGKLQVAMSDPLNIFAIDDISFITQKPIQPCIAGFEAIEKAIELYFSKQSTDKALEDLKKEYKVELDGKYDQAIIDEVQSAPAVRLTNSIVNQAITSGASDIHIEPFEKEVKVRYRIDGVLVASMAIPKSLYSSVCTRIKIMAGMNIAENRIPQDGRNEMEVGGRSYDFRVSSLPTVFGEKIVIRILDGKNFDLNRSMIGFTNHDNAILNRILSMPYGIVLLTGPTGSGKSTTLYTILKEFNTVDKNIVTVEDPVEYTLLGINQVQVNSKAGLTFASSLRSILRQDPDIIMIGEMRDEETAHIAVRAAITGHLVFSTLHTNDAPTSLTRLVDMGIAPYLVAESTIGIISQRLLRKLCPSCKRGYLADDREKKILRDLNVVKLYKPTGCPACNNTGYKGRIAIHEVLYLDSKMRSIIEKGANADELRTLAVKNGMVPLYENCKRLVINGVTSINEMVRTVYARD, from the coding sequence ATGGAAAAGCCTAAACAGAAAATAAAGCTGGGCGAACTCTTAATGGGAGCAGGAATGCTTACACAGGCTCAGCTAGAAGAGGTGTTAGCTGAACAAGGAAAGTCCAGAAAACGGATGGGGCAAATCCTTATTGAGCGTAACATTCTAACAGAAGAAGAAATCATGGATACTCTCGCTGTGCAGCTTTCTCTCGAACGTTTTGATATTGGCAAAGCCTTTATTGATCCGGAAGTAGCTAGATGCATCCCGAAAGAAGTGGCAAAAAAATATAATCTGATTCCCTTTGGTGAAAAAGATGGCAAACTGCAAGTAGCTATGAGCGATCCTCTCAATATCTTCGCCATAGATGATATTTCGTTTATAACGCAAAAGCCTATTCAACCTTGTATTGCAGGATTCGAGGCCATTGAAAAGGCCATCGAGCTATATTTCAGCAAACAATCTACCGATAAAGCCTTAGAAGACTTGAAAAAGGAATACAAGGTTGAACTTGACGGTAAGTACGATCAAGCTATCATTGATGAAGTTCAGAGCGCTCCGGCAGTAAGGCTTACCAATTCAATTGTGAATCAGGCCATTACTTCTGGGGCAAGCGATATACATATAGAACCCTTTGAAAAGGAAGTAAAGGTTCGTTATCGAATTGACGGGGTTTTAGTGGCCAGTATGGCAATCCCTAAGAGCTTGTACTCATCAGTGTGCACCCGTATTAAAATCATGGCGGGGATGAACATTGCTGAAAATAGAATCCCTCAAGACGGAAGGAACGAAATGGAGGTTGGGGGGAGGAGCTATGATTTCCGGGTTTCCTCATTGCCCACTGTATTTGGAGAGAAAATAGTAATTCGGATTCTTGATGGGAAAAACTTTGATTTAAACAGAAGTATGATTGGCTTTACTAATCATGATAATGCTATTCTTAACAGGATTCTAAGCATGCCCTATGGAATTGTCCTCTTAACAGGTCCTACGGGAAGTGGGAAATCTACCACTCTTTATACAATTCTAAAAGAGTTTAACACTGTCGACAAAAATATTGTAACTGTTGAAGATCCTGTAGAATACACCTTGCTGGGTATTAACCAAGTTCAAGTTAATTCAAAAGCAGGATTAACCTTTGCTTCCAGTTTGAGAAGCATTCTCAGGCAAGATCCGGATATTATCATGATCGGAGAAATGCGGGACGAAGAAACGGCTCATATCGCAGTCCGGGCGGCTATAACCGGTCACTTGGTATTTTCCACCCTCCATACCAATGATGCCCCTACCTCCTTGACCCGCTTAGTAGATATGGGAATTGCTCCTTATCTGGTTGCGGAGTCCACTATTGGGATCATAAGCCAAAGACTCCTGCGCAAACTCTGCCCCTCCTGCAAAAGAGGTTATCTGGCAGATGATCGGGAGAAAAAAATCCTGCGGGATCTGAACGTTGTAAAATTATATAAACCAACAGGTTGCCCCGCTTGTAATAATACCGGCTATAAAGGCCGTATTGCCATCCATGAGGTCTTATACTTAGATAGTAAAATGCGCAGTATTATTGAAAAAGGTGCCAATGCCGATGAGTTGAGAACCCTTGCCGTCAAGAACGGGATGGTGCCCCTTTATGAAAACTGTAAGAGGCTCGTTATCAATGGAGTTACCAGTATTAATGAAATGGTTCGTACAGTCTACGCCAGAGATTAG
- a CDS encoding type II secretion system F family protein, with amino-acid sequence MPIYTFRAKKLNGEELTGTQEFASIEVLKAMLSDQGFFLIDAQIKGKEYSFGELLKRVDMKDISLFCRQFSVILNAGIPIVEAIAILRDQVEKKKFRDTLEDVHDQLQRGNLFSSTLQAHPKVFPDFMINMVEVGEASGTLDSIMISLAEYYEKENKLRRKIKSAMTYPMILLILMIGVVTLLMVKVLPTFSNILQSMGGELPALTKILMGMSDFMVQNVALIFAIVALGGIGLRVLSKNDEFRFWLDSLKLRAPVIKATVVKVITARFARSMGILLKSGIPIIRSFEIMNDLLGNRVVAHKFTECRDEVMEGKGISGSIKKMGVFPPMLIHMIEVGEATGQLDEMLTRTAGFFDEEVEEAIEKLTAMIEPAMIVIMAVVVGTVVMAMMLPMVSIMQSVQQ; translated from the coding sequence ATGCCTATATATACCTTTAGGGCCAAAAAGTTAAATGGAGAAGAACTCACAGGTACTCAAGAATTTGCGTCCATAGAGGTTCTTAAGGCCATGTTGTCCGATCAAGGTTTTTTTCTCATTGATGCTCAGATTAAAGGAAAAGAATACAGCTTTGGCGAATTGCTCAAACGAGTTGACATGAAGGATATTTCCCTTTTCTGTCGACAATTCTCGGTTATTCTAAATGCTGGGATTCCCATTGTCGAGGCTATAGCCATATTACGAGATCAGGTGGAAAAAAAGAAATTCCGAGATACCTTAGAAGATGTCCACGACCAACTCCAAAGAGGTAATCTGTTTTCCAGCACTCTGCAGGCTCATCCCAAGGTTTTCCCGGATTTTATGATAAACATGGTTGAAGTGGGTGAAGCGAGCGGAACCTTAGATTCCATTATGATTAGCTTGGCTGAGTATTATGAAAAAGAGAACAAGCTACGTCGTAAAATCAAAAGCGCTATGACTTATCCCATGATTCTCCTAATTCTGATGATTGGTGTCGTCACCTTGCTGATGGTTAAGGTTCTTCCCACCTTTTCTAATATCCTGCAGTCCATGGGAGGGGAACTGCCTGCCTTGACTAAAATCCTCATGGGGATGAGCGATTTTATGGTTCAGAATGTGGCGTTGATTTTTGCGATTGTGGCACTTGGAGGAATAGGGCTAAGAGTTCTTTCCAAGAATGATGAATTTAGATTTTGGCTGGATTCTTTAAAATTACGAGCCCCGGTGATTAAAGCAACCGTAGTAAAAGTAATCACTGCTCGATTCGCGAGAAGTATGGGGATTTTACTTAAAAGCGGCATACCGATTATCCGTTCCTTTGAGATTATGAATGATTTGCTGGGGAATCGGGTGGTAGCTCACAAGTTTACCGAATGCCGGGATGAAGTTATGGAGGGCAAGGGGATATCAGGCTCCATTAAGAAGATGGGAGTGTTTCCGCCTATGCTAATTCATATGATTGAGGTAGGAGAAGCCACCGGACAATTAGACGAAATGCTTACTAGAACAGCTGGATTCTTCGATGAGGAGGTGGAGGAAGCCATCGAGAAACTGACGGCCATGATTGAACCTGCCATGATCGTTATAATGGCAGTGGTCGTAGGGACAGTGGTTATGGCAATGATGTTGCCAATGGTCAGCATTATGCAGTCGGTACAACAATAA
- a CDS encoding type II secretion system protein produces MELRQRMDKLKQKQKGFTLVELIVVIAIIGILAGVMLPRYFGFTDNARVGVAISEAKSVRAIAEAYYSSNGTWPQPTKSSESSTVDTINGTTFTGATIGALNTTNGSFDYTAKNKKKAHCDENGVVTEKS; encoded by the coding sequence GTGGAACTTAGACAACGTATGGACAAGCTTAAACAAAAGCAAAAGGGATTTACGCTTGTGGAATTAATTGTAGTTATTGCCATTATTGGGATTTTGGCAGGGGTTATGTTACCGAGGTATTTTGGGTTTACAGATAATGCAAGAGTAGGAGTTGCGATTTCTGAAGCTAAATCTGTAAGAGCAATAGCAGAAGCTTATTATTCGAGTAACGGGACATGGCCTCAACCGACCAAATCTAGTGAAAGTAGTACTGTTGATACAATTAATGGAACTACATTTACTGGAGCTACAATAGGTGCGCTTAATACAACAAATGGTTCTTTTGATTATACAGCAAAAAATAAGAAAAAAGCTCATTGCGATGAAAATGGTGTAGTTACTGAAAAATCATAG
- a CDS encoding type II secretion system protein, with protein MEIKLHMEKFKQKRKGFTLVELIVVIAIIGILAGVMLPKYFGFSDDARKAAAISEAKSIRTLLETYSANDPEGDWPSLTNATSVTVNSETTTFPGKITTSTDGAFDYVANNGYTAECTENGTITASKTPASGG; from the coding sequence ATGGAAATAAAACTGCATATGGAGAAGTTTAAACAAAAACGAAAAGGATTTACTCTTGTAGAATTAATTGTTGTCATAGCTATTATCGGAATCTTGGCGGGCGTTATGCTGCCTAAGTATTTTGGATTTTCAGATGATGCCAGAAAGGCTGCAGCAATATCAGAAGCCAAAAGTATAAGAACACTTCTAGAAACATATTCTGCAAACGATCCTGAAGGAGACTGGCCATCATTAACTAATGCAACATCAGTAACAGTGAATTCTGAAACTACTACATTTCCCGGTAAAATTACGACTAGCACAGATGGAGCTTTTGATTATGTAGCAAATAATGGTTATACTGCGGAATGCACAGAAAATGGGACTATTACTGCCAGTAAGACCCCTGCTTCAGGTGGTTAA
- a CDS encoding type IV pilin protein: MELRQQLKNLKQNRKGFTLVELIVVIAIIGILAGIMLPRYYSFTDDARRGAAISEAKSIRTMSETFYAKYGKWPEVSGDSNFKVQTGVESDGDPSYSDSPTFTGTIDGIGTADPMKDGTFEYEKAGETATCDEDGAVTAD, from the coding sequence TTGGAACTTAGACAACAACTAAAGAATCTAAAGCAAAATCGAAAAGGCTTCACTCTCGTGGAGTTAATTGTTGTTATAGCCATTATTGGAATTTTAGCTGGGATTATGCTACCAAGATATTATTCTTTTACCGATGACGCCAGAAGAGGTGCTGCAATATCTGAGGCAAAATCTATTAGAACTATGTCTGAAACCTTTTATGCTAAGTATGGTAAGTGGCCGGAAGTTTCTGGTGATTCTAATTTCAAAGTTCAAACTGGTGTAGAGAGTGATGGTGATCCTAGTTATTCAGATTCGCCCACATTTACAGGTACTATTGATGGAATTGGTACTGCTGATCCGATGAAAGATGGTACCTTCGAATATGAAAAAGCTGGAGAGACCGCAACTTGTGATGAAGACGGAGCAGTTACTGCAGACTAA